CAATTCCGCACCGTTCATTTCAGGCATATTAATATCCGTAAATACAATAACTGAAGTGTGATCCAAAGAATGTAGTGCTTCTAGTAACGCACTCGCCTTATCGAAGGTTATGGTCTTCCCTCCTAACGAGGTAACAATTTCCTCAAAAATACTTCTGTCATCCGGGTCATCGTCCACGTATAGGATAAGCTTTGTTGTTTTCAAATTATTTTATTTTACTTCGGTTAAGCTGGATATCAAAGTTGATAAACCGGACTAAAATACGATTTTAAACGACACTGGTTATACTAAACTTTCTAATGAAAAATAATATGGCGCGGATTTATAATTCGTGCCCAGCAGATATAAAAAAACCGATGGTGCGGAATTGCATCCCTTGTCCGCGGTGCGTAACAAAGCATCACCACCATGTCTCAATGGTCCTGGCAAATGTCCTTAAAAATCCCTCGAAATGAACATCTTCACAAAACTATTCAAACAACAAATCGAAAACTACTGCAAATTTTACGACTATTTACAAAAAAGAATAATTCATGTTCGAAAGACTTTACAACTCATAGCGACTTGTTTCGGCGGCCGCAAGCTCTGTTCAACCACACAAGCCACAACGGACGGAGCGAAGCTAATTGCTGCATACTTTGTAAAATAAACCACCTTTTTCCATAATTTCGTTCCTGCTGATAGTACTATGGCGATCAATAAAAGCAACAAAACAAAATCGGGATTAAAATGAAAAATGCAGATGAAAAAAATCCGCATCTGGGAGCACCATTTACACAGACATACTTTCATGGAACAAAAGCGAACCTGAAAATTGGCGATTTTATAGGAACTGGCTTTACCTCAAATTATGAAAACAGGAAATTAAGGCACGTATACGTAACATCCACATTAAACACCGCGTCATTAGGTGCCGAGTTGGCTACAGGCGATGCTCCCCCACGGATATATGTAGTTGAACCCACCGGCGAAATAGAAGACGACCCAAACGTAACAGATAAAAAATTTCCCGGCAATCCCACAATGTCTTACCGTTCTGAACATCCATTTAAAGTAATCGGGGAAGTGATTCTTTGGCAAGGCCGCAGCTCCGGAGAGATAAAGGCCATCAGGGACGGACTCGAGAAATTGAGGCAACTGGGTAAAAATATCATCCTGGACTAAGCATTGAGTTGAAGACAGAATATCATCAATCCTTTACAAATCTCCCGTTCCAATCCCCAAAATTACTTTGGATCATTATGATATAAGTTCCCTTGATTAATGAACTGACATCAATGGATAGATTTGATGATGAAATCTTTTTTTGATTATCCATCAACACGGTTTGCCCAAGCAGATTAATAATCTTCATTTTATTTATGGTGACATCTATATTCTTTGGAAGCCCAATCATCAGGTCGCTTTCCGCAGGATTAGGATACATTGTAATATTATGCTTTAAGGTAGTCTGCTGGTTTACACCCAGGCAATTTACCGATAGGGCAATTGGCATTGTTAGTGTTGCGCCGCATTCATTGCTCATGAAACAGGTATAGTTACCTGCATCTCCCACAGTTACATTATTGAGGCTTAGGATGCCCGAATTTTGCCCTGCAACAGCAGCACCGTCTTTCATCCACTGATAGCTCGTGGCATTGGTGTTCTGGATATTATACGTAAAGTTTTCTCCCGCACAGGCGTCAAATGTATTCACCGAAATTTCCTGGTAAGAGGGTTTACGGCAGATTTCGATAAGGTTCGAATTATTGATTGCATTGGTCAGGTCTCCTGTAAGAATTGGAATCGAAATACTGTTCGTATCATCATTCCAGCGGAATAAAGCGGCGTTTGGCATCGTGCCCATAAATTGTCCATTACTCGTCTTTAATAAAGAACTGGGATATCTGACAATATTGCCACTGCCAGCACTGAAATATTGCTTAACCTGAATCGTACCGGTAGTTGTTGCATATTCATATAGTGTACCTCGAAAATAGGTAGGGTTAGTATTGGGATTGCCGGGAGCTCTGCCACCTTCCTGGCACACGCCATAAAGCATTCCATTACCTCCATTGATCAGGGAAGTTGGCGTTCCGCCAATGGTTAATCCGTCAAAATCAACTTTCTTCGTGTAAGTATTGGTGCTGATGTTATATTCAAATAACACACCCGCTGCATTATAAGGCTCACCAAATTGATAGGTGTGGATCCCGCCATAAAGCGTTAAACCATTAAGGATACCGGGACTGGATTCTACCAGGCCTGATGGATAATTTCCTTCAAGGGATGCATTGCAGTCCTGCTCATGCACCACACTGAGCGTATTGGTGGTCATGTCAAATTTTATAATACAGCCATTCCACAGCGGTGTCGTTCCATTGATACAAAATCCATAACCTGCCGTACTGTAGAGATTCCCGTCATTGGCTTTGATAAATTCCGAAGTAATGGTGAGTAAGTTCAACGGCAATCTGTTGTAGAAAGTAGTCGTTTCAGTAGCAATATCATATTGATACATGATGTTCTGCGTAGCGCCGTACAATTTGCCCTGAATTGGCTCTATGACCCCAATGTAGGGAGTTGCCGGGTTATAATTTACATCCCCAATTTGAAAGTCATGCACTACCCTGTATTTATCCAGTACCGGGTCATACTCAAATAAAACACCTGCGGTGGCAGCGGACCCCTCCACTACAGAATTACCGCCGCTGAGCGTAGTCCCATACAATTTACCATTGCTCGCCAGGAACAACTTTCCCTTCGGCCTGTATCCTTGGATGGAGTCAAACTCATGTATAATCACAGCATTTTCACCATTAATATCATATTTGGTGATATTCCCGAAATAACCCTGCCCATATTCCTCACCAGTATTCACGCCCCATAATTCTTTTTGGGCATGGCAGGTCAAGAACGGGAAGAGTAAAAATAATTTTAGCAGCGTAATTTTTCTCATATTGTAATTTTTTAAGTTTTCTGCATTACTAAGTTTGTTTATGAAAGATTTTATCTGCCTGAATTAAAATAACCCCTCCTAAGAGGGGCTAAATGTGCTGTGCATGCTTATTCTTTAACGATTTTCCCGTCCAATATCAATGTTCCGGCAGCGTCCAGAATTTTGTAAATATAAATCCCTTTAGGAAACTTATCAATAGCAACTGATGAAGAAAGTTCTTTACTGCCTTCCATTTGTTTTCCATTCGTATCAAAAAAAGTGATCTGATAGTCCTGTAGGTTATCACCTTCAAACTTTACGGTAGACCTTACTGGGTTGGAAACTAATTTTATAGCCTGCGTTGCATTTCTCATGGTAATTGGAGGCGCGCATACTTCATGTAGAAAGCAGGTACGTGCCTGCGCAGGCCCAAATCCTGGAATGCTTATGGCATTAGTGCAATTCGGACAGGAATAATACTTTGCCGATGTGGTGCCATTCGATATGATTACGCCAAATGCCACAATTCTGT
This genomic stretch from Flavobacterium pallidum harbors:
- the arr gene encoding NAD(+)--rifampin ADP-ribosyltransferase: MKNADEKNPHLGAPFTQTYFHGTKANLKIGDFIGTGFTSNYENRKLRHVYVTSTLNTASLGAELATGDAPPRIYVVEPTGEIEDDPNVTDKKFPGNPTMSYRSEHPFKVIGEVILWQGRSSGEIKAIRDGLEKLRQLGKNIILD
- a CDS encoding choice-of-anchor tandem repeat GloVer-containing protein, with the translated sequence MRKITLLKLFLLFPFLTCHAQKELWGVNTGEEYGQGYFGNITKYDINGENAVIIHEFDSIQGYRPKGKLFLASNGKLYGTTLSGGNSVVEGSAATAGVLFEYDPVLDKYRVVHDFQIGDVNYNPATPYIGVIEPIQGKLYGATQNIMYQYDIATETTTFYNRLPLNLLTITSEFIKANDGNLYSTAGYGFCINGTTPLWNGCIIKFDMTTNTLSVVHEQDCNASLEGNYPSGLVESSPGILNGLTLYGGIHTYQFGEPYNAAGVLFEYNISTNTYTKKVDFDGLTIGGTPTSLINGGNGMLYGVCQEGGRAPGNPNTNPTYFRGTLYEYATTTGTIQVKQYFSAGSGNIVRYPSSLLKTSNGQFMGTMPNAALFRWNDDTNSISIPILTGDLTNAINNSNLIEICRKPSYQEISVNTFDACAGENFTYNIQNTNATSYQWMKDGAAVAGQNSGILSLNNVTVGDAGNYTCFMSNECGATLTMPIALSVNCLGVNQQTTLKHNITMYPNPAESDLMIGLPKNIDVTINKMKIINLLGQTVLMDNQKKISSSNLSIDVSSLIKGTYIIMIQSNFGDWNGRFVKD